In Pleurodeles waltl isolate 20211129_DDA chromosome 5, aPleWal1.hap1.20221129, whole genome shotgun sequence, one genomic interval encodes:
- the LOC138295241 gene encoding zinc finger protein 268-like, with translation MGRLKIHQVAHTRLRTCKCKKCGQTFNQNSLDTVKKLYECPECQKTLHVKGHLTIHQADHAEESTFITKGDRQAHQNVHTDEKPFKLTECNPAFIRKAELIRQRKAHTGRKPYACTECDKSFVDKASLMRHLKVHTGEKPYKCTECGKAFITKVELLRHHAVHTGVKPCKCTECDKAYFTKGELNEHYAVHNGEKPYKCTECDKAFFTKALLKHHQNFHTGEKPYECTECGTAYVTKGQLIRHQRVHTGEKPYECTECGKAFSTKGSLIRHQRVHTGEKPYKCTECDKAYITKGALILHLRFHTGEKPYECTECDRAFIIRSHLLEHQKIHTGEKPYVCSECEKGFIGKSNLLNHQKIHSGIKPFQCTECEKAFIKKVHLKLHQKFHSGDKPYGCSECEKAYITKGQLRQHQKTHTGEKPYVCTDCGKAFTVNHTLILHQKTHTGLRPYGCGECEKAFITKLRLMRHQETHTGKKPHKCNECGKAFFGKGSLTRHQKLHTGETPYKCTQCDKAYTLKHQLVQHQEIHSGKKPYGCSECDKAFFRRHHLMTHQKIHTGEKPYECTECDKAYNRKHHLMEHQKTHTGERPYQCTECDKAFRRKTHLMQHLKIHTGTKSYECA, from the coding sequence ATGGGGCGTCTAAAAATCCACCAAGTAGCTCACACGAGACTCAGAACATGTAAATGTAAGAAGTGTGGGCAGACATTCAATCAAAATAGTCTTGACACTGTGAAGAAGTTATATGAATGCCCTGAATGTCAGAAGACTTTGCATGTGAAAGGACACCTAACAATACATCAGGCAGACCATGCTGAGGAAAGCACATTCATTACAAAAGGAGACCGGCAGGCACATCAGAATGTCCATACTGATGAGAAACCTTTTAAACTAACTGAATGTAATCCAGCATTCATTAGAAAGGCAGAGCTAATACGACAACGAAAAGCCCACACTGGGCGAAAGCCATATGCATGTACTGAATGTGACAAGTCATTTGTTGACAAAGCTAGCCTAATGCGGCATCTGAAAGTCCACACTGGAGAGAAGCcatataaatgtactgaatgtggCAAGGCATTCATTACAAAGGTAGAGTTACTTCGACATCATGCAGTCCACACAGGGGTTAAACCATGTAAATGCACTGAATGTGACAAGGCATACTTTACAAAGGGTGAGCTAAATGAACATTATGCAGTCCACAACGGGGAGAAACCttataaatgtactgaatgtgacaaggcattcTTTACAAAAGCTCTGTTAAAGCATCATCAGAACTTCCACACTGGAGAGAAACCATATGAATGCACTGAATGTGGCACGGCGTATGTTACAAAAGGACAACTAATACGACATCAGAGAGTCCACACTGGAGAGAAACCATATGAATGCACAGAATGTGGCAAGGCGTTCAGTACAAAGGGAAGCCTAATACGACATCAACGAGTCCACACTGGAGAGAAGCCATATAAATGCACTGAATGTGACAAGGCATATATTACAAAGGGAGCCCTAATACTACATTTGAGATTCcatactggggagaaaccatatgaaTGCACTGAATGTGACAGGGCGTTCATTATAAGAAGTCATCTCTTGgaacatcagaaaatccacaccgGCGAGAAACCATATGTTTGTAGTGAATGTGAGAAAGGATTCATTGGAAAAAGCAATCTCTTGAACCATCAGAAAATCCACTCCGGGATTAAACCATTTCAATGTACTGAATGTGAAAAGGCATTTATTAAAAAAGTGCATTTAAAGCTCCATCAGAAATTCCACTCTGGAGACAAACCATATGGTTGTAGTGAATGTGAGAAGGCATATATTACAAAAGGGCAGTTACGGCAACATCAGAAAACTCACACTGGAGAGAAACCATATGTTTGCACTGACTGTGGTAAGGCATTCACTGTGAATCACACACTTATACTACATCAGAAAACCCACACAGGGTTGAGACCATATGGTTGTGGTGAATGTGAGAAGGCATTTATTACAAAATTGCGGTTAATGCGACATCAGGAAACCCACACTGGGAAGAAACCGCATAAATGCAATGAATGTGGCAAGGCATTTTTTGGAAAGGGAAGCCTAACGCGACATCAGAAACTCCACACTGGAGAGACACCATATAAATGTACTCAatgtgacaaggcatacactcTAAAACACCAGCTAGTCCAACATCAGGAAATCCATTCCGGAAAGAAACCATACGGTTGTAGTGAGTGTGACAAAGCATTCTTTAGAAGACATCATTTAATGACCCATCAGAAAATCCACACCGGAGAGAAACCATATGAATGCACGGAATGTGACAAAGCATACAATAGAAAACACCACTTGATGGAACATCagaaaacacacacaggggagagaCCATATCAATGCactgaatgtgacaaggcatttagaAGAAAGACGCATCTAATGCAACATCTAAAAATCCACACAGGAACAAAATCATATGAATGTGCTTAA